The nucleotide window CGCGGTCATAAATGCCGGCGTCCAAATTCCCAAATTCACGGCGGTGGTGACCGCATGTCGCCACGCGGTTTGTGCTTTTTGGAGCACATCGCGGAAATAAGGCGCTAGCAGCAAATTTTCCAAGTTCTTGTCGCCATCGAAGGCCTCTTTGATGCGTTCCAAAAATGCCGCCCGAATAATACAGCCGCCGCGCCACAACAGGGCGATGCTGCCGAAATCGAGCGGCCACTTATGTTCTTTGGCGGCGGCCTGCATTTGCACGAAGCCCTGCGCGTAGCTGCAAATTTTGGAAGCGTACAAGGCTTGGCGAACGGCTTCGATGAACTGCTTGGGATCGGCCTCGTAACGGCCGGCCGGGCCGTGTAATACTTTGCTGGCGCGAACACGTTCTTCTTTAAGCGCCGACAGACACCGAGCATAGACGGCTTCGGTGACCAACGTGCTGGGCACGCCCAGGTCGAGGGCCAGTTGACTCATCCATTTTCCCGTGCCCTTGGCGCCGGCGGCATCGAGAATCAGGTCAACCATGTCGTGGCCGGTCTCTGAATCCTTCACGCTAAAAATATCGCGTGTAATTTCGATCAGATAACTGTCCAGTTCGCCCTTGTTCCACTCAGCAAACACGTCGTAGAGTTGCTCGTTCGTCAAATTCAGTCCGGAACGGAGCATGTTGTAGGCTTCGCAAATCAATTGCATGTCGCCGTACTCAATGCCGTTGTGGACCATCTTCACATAGTGGCCGGCGCCGCGCGGACCGACCCAGTCGCAACAGGGAATATCCCCTTTCGGCCCGACTTTGGCCGCGATGGCCTGGAAAATCGGCTTGATGATAGGCCACGCCGCGGGCGACCCGCCGGGCATGAGACTGGGGCCTTTGAGTGCGCCTTCCTCGCCACCAGACACGCCGCTGCCGACGTATAGCAATCCTTTGGATTCCACATATTGCGTGCGGCGTTCGGTATCGGAAAACAGCGTGTTGCCGCCGTCGATGATGACATCTCCCTTTTCCAAGAGCGGCAGCAATTGCTCGATGAGTTGATCGACCGCCGAGCCAGCCTTGACCATGAGCATGACTTTTCGCGGCCGGCTGAGATTTTTGACCAGTTCCTCCAGTGAATGGCAGCCGACGAATTTTTTTCCCACGGCACGGCCTTTGATGAAATCGTCAACGACCGTGGTGGTGCGGTTGAACACGGTCACACGAAAGCCGCGGCTTTCGACGTTCAGCGCCAAATTTTCGCCCATCACGGCCAAGCCGACCAGTCCGAAATCACAGTTCACGATTTTTTCTCCCACGGCGGTCGATCGGGCAAGTAGGATTCAAATTCGGCCAATAATTTTTGCTGATACTCGCCGGCAAAAGTGCCTTTGAGAAAGCGCTCGATGCCTTCATCGTGGAAGCGCTTCCAACTGACTTCTTCCGCGCCGGGATTGATCGGGAAATACAAGGCGTGGTTAGCTTGGGCCGCTTTGTAATCGCCGGGAGCATCGCCGATCATTAGCGTGTGGTGGGCATCGTATTTTTTGGAAACGCCCAGCAGTTCCTTCTTCGTGCCTAATTCCTGGCCGCAAATGGCGACCACGTATTTTGCCAAATCGTGCTCTTCCCATTCGCGCTTCAGCGCCTCGGTGGGCGTGGCGGAAACCACGAGCAAATCGGCATGTGCTTTCAGTTTTTCCAAACTTTCGCGCACGAACGGAAACGGCGGCACCCAGCGAACGATTTTTTCCACCGCTTCGTTTACTTCCTTGCTCCAAGCGATGGCCTGCTGGAGATCGGGATGGCCGGAAGTTTCCGCCGCTTTGGCCAGCGCCGGATTGGCAAGCTTGGTTTCGACTTTAATCCACTCGACCAAACCCTGCGGCATGGTGATTTTAACGCCCCGGGCTTGCACTTCCGGCCGCAGTTGTAGCCACTCCAAGGTTTCGATGAGCGCGGGAAACCGATTGATGCCGCGGCTTTTGGAATACAAATTCACAAACTCCGCCGCCTCACGGGCGTACTTGCTGACGCCCTGCAGACCGTAGTGGTTGATGATTTGCGGAATGAAGCACTCCTTGTGCTTCAACTCCATCGTGTCGAAAGCGCAGCCGTCGCTGTCGATGCCAACGAGGAATTTGTGCTTGGGCGTGAAGTCGATCATGTTAGTGACGCGTAAGGAGGGCTAACGCGACCAACGGTCGCGGCTTTATGAGAATGCAATTATTTCTTGCGATCGGCTTGAGGAATATACTTGGGCAACTTCTGTTCGGCATAAATCGGTTTGAACTTTGTCAGCCGCTGACGACCGTCCAGCATGGGGAGCGAGACCATGTCGTCACCGACTAGTGGGCGGCAGTAACGGACAAAATCGTCGGTGACATCACAGCCGTTTTTGGCGATCCAATGCTTGGGGAACGTGCGATCGGCGGCGGCCACTTTTTCCAGCGGCACTTTATCGTACCGGGCTGAGTAAATTGTACCGGGCTCGCGCAAAATGGTAGCCATGAAGCCCCCTTCGCCGCGGGCGGCCAACAGCGCAGCCATTTGGCCGCTGCGGTAAGCTTCTTCCAGGTCGACGGTCGAAGCATAGGCCGTGGCATGGCGCTGATCGGTGCCGGGAACATTGCCCCGGGCCGCGCCTTTGGCGGCCAGTCCGACTTTGTTCAAGTGATTGACCACGATCTGCCCCACAGTAAGTTGGCTGGCACTGAACGAAGTATGGCCGAAGGAATCTTTCATTGCGCCGATGTCCCCCACATCGAACCCTTCGCTAATGACGACCACACAGCGCCCCGATTTTTTCAACTCGTCGTTTACGTTGTTGGCAAGTTGGGCCAGCGTGCAGGGACTTTCGGCCAAATAGATTTGCAGCGGCATTTCGCGAGCTGGATCAGCCAGCCGGGCAGCTGCCGGAATATAACCGATTTTGCGTCCCATGGCTTGCATCACCAGCACCGGATCGGCCGGCGAGCTTCCGGCGTTTTCTTCGTTGGCATTTTGCACCATGTGCATCCAGTATTTAGCGGTGCTGCCATAGCCGGGCGTGTGATCGACCAGTTTGAATTCGCTGTCGCCCACGTCGTTGTCGATGGTTTTGGGCACGCCGACGGCGATGAGATCCAGCCCACGCTCGCGCGCCAGGGCGGCAATTTTATGGGCGGTGTCCATCGAATCGTTGCCGCCGATGTACAAAAAGTAGCCAATGCCGTGGGCTTTCAGAACTTCAATGGTGCGAGTGAAATCTTCCGTCTGTGCCGGCTTGAGCTTGTAGCGGCAAGTGCCAATGGAGCCGGCGGCCGGAGTAAACCGCAGGAGCGAAACTTCCTCTGCATCCTGCGCAGAGAGATCGAGCAATTCCTCTTTCAATACGCCTTCGATGCCATGCCGAGCTCCGTACACGGCGCCAATTTCGGACATTTGGCGCGCGGTTTCGATGATGCCGCGCAGGCTGTTATTGATAACGGCACTGGGCCCGCCACTTTGGGCCACGACCATATTGCGAGGTTTGGGCATGTGAGCGTAGGCGGCATGCGGTAGGCAGCGGGCCGCCTGCAGAAAACAATTTGATGGCGTATGGAAACTGCGAATCGGGCATTTTAACGCTTGCCAAGCGGCGCAGCAATGCGCCCGCGGCAGCAGAAAAAGCCCCAGGCTGCGCCACACTCAACACGCTCTTTGCGGCTATCGCAGCGGCGATGCCTGCGTGGCCTGGTCGGGCACGCCGGAGCGGAACATCAGCAATTCGTAATGGCTCAACTGGCTATCCAAATGCCGATGATCCAGCCACCAACCAATGGCCAGCGCCACCACAAAAACCAGCCAGAACAGATCGCGAATGGTAAAGCGAAAACGCATGCTGTTGGCTCCGCCAAAATTGAACTCGCCCCAATGCTTAGCTGCCGGGTTCTTCCATGAGTGTGTCGAGCTTTTGCTGAAAATCTTTGGTGGCCTTCGTGGCGGCATCACCCAACTTTTTGTCGTTGATGGCAATCACGCTGCGGAGATCGCGGAGAATGTCGGAATTGAAGTAGCGTGGATTGTAAGTCTGTCGGCCGGTGGTCGCATTCGGAATCGTGTTCAAAAATTTATCCAACTCTAAAATTTTTGCCAGGCTCTCTTGATAATTGCCGTCCAGTGAAAGAACAATGGCTTGTCCAGCCAGACCGTCGGCACGCCATTGAACATCATCGTTGGGATAGTCTTTCGCCAAATGCTCGAACAGGTGCAGCGCCTTATCGCGGTCCCCTTGGTCGAAGGTTTTGAGGTATTTCAAAGCGAGTTCTACCTCGGCCATAGGCACATATAGCCGATCGCCGAAGTTGCCGGGGTTATTGATGATGCTTTCCCAGGCTGCTTCCGTTCCCAGGCTCTGGGCGGCCCAATATTGATCTGCCGGGCTACCTTGCAGCTGCACTTTCGGTACTTGGGAGGCCGGCACCTCCAGCAGGAACGAACCGTGCAAGGCCCACGCGGCACTAGCGCCCACGAACAAAGCCACCAGCGAACCGGCTGCGGCATACCACAGCCAGCGGCGATCGTTTTGCAGCATGGCATGGCTGTTCATGACGGTTTGGAGCCGCTGGGTAGCTGCCCAACTCGCCTGAGCCAGCGCGACCGATTCCACGGTGCTCAGCTCGTCCAACTCGGCGGGCCACTGCATGTCGATGCCTTCGATTTGCAGCGCGCGCAGTTCGTGCAACAATTCGCGCGGACCCTGCTGGCGCTGGGCAGTGTCTTTCGCCAACATTTTGTGAATGATGCGGCACAACGCCGGCGGCAAATCGGGCCGTATATTTTCCAGCCGCTCCGGCTGCGTGCGAACATGCTGAATGGCCACGCTCAGCGCGGTGTCGCCGCGAAACGGCGGCTGACCAGCCAACATGTGATAACACGTTACGCCCAAACTGTAGATGTCGCTACGCGGATCAAGCTGCCGCCCCTCCACTTGCTCCGGGCTCATATACAGCGGCGTGCCCATCGTAATGCCCACTTGCGTGAGCTTCAGCGATTCTTCCTCGCCGGTGCCGATCCGGGCCAGGCCGAAATCGGCTACTTTCACTTCGCCGCTGCGGGCCATCATGATGTTTTCCGGCTTAATGTCGCGGTGAACAATGCCGCGATCGGCGGCTTTGCATAGCGCTGCTGCGACTTGCCGCATGAGTGCCAGCGACAACTTTACCGGCGGAGCGCCGTTGCGGCTAATATATTGCGAAAGGTTTTGACCTTCCACATATTCTTGGGCAATATAATGACAGCCCTCGATGCAACCCACTTCATAAATTTGCACGATGTTGGCCTGCACCAGCGACGCTGCAGCCTGAGCTTCCATGTGAAAGCGGCGAACGTACGTATGATCGTTCGCCAGCTCGCGCTTAAGTGCTTTGAACGCCACTTGCCGGCGGAGCGAACCTTGCTCGGCTAAATACACATCGGCCATGGCCCCGCGCCCCAGACGGCGCAGCAAGCGATAATCGCCCAATTGGCGTCCGGAAAGATCGAGGTCGAAGCTGGTTTTTTCGGCACTGCCCGCGGCGCCGCTGCCGATGCCGATGGAGGCCGTTTCACCGATGGGGTGTGCCTGGCTCATTGATTTAAGTATCGCTGGGTCCGGCGCAATTGACAACCTTGATAAAATACTCTGATTTATTGCGGCCTGGACGCTTCGCTAGCGCGGAGGGACATTGCTTTCCACACCGCCGGATCGATGGTGTCGGTTTCAAAGTGCACCGAGCCGTCTGCTAATAGCAAGTTTACGCCGCCCAAATGTAAGCTGCGGGCGGTGCGCCAACCATAAGCGGAATCAATTTCCGCAAGCGATCCGCCAAGCCGCGAGGCAATGCAATCCAAATTTTGCGAATTCGGGGGCAAATAATGATTGTACATGGCGGAGCGGAACTCACCGTTGGCCCAGGCAAAACCGCGCGGATCGGAAACATTATAGGTGATGGTTGAGCCGCAAGCGGTTTCCGACAGCGGCGTCGTGAACGTGAAAGCGTAAACAAAACGCGGGTTCGCTTGGCTGCGGCTCGTTCCAAATGGCACCGCCTGACCAAGAATGCTTTCCGACATCGCAGCGGTTTTACTCAATCCGCTCGTGATTTGATTCGTGCGAGTTTTGGAGTTGATGTAGAACACGCCGTCGGTTTCAAACGGCGTGCCGCCGCCCACGCCCGATCCAGCGCAAGCTGCGTAATTGGTGGGCCCGAAAACTGGGGAAACGGGCTGCCCCGTGTCGCAGGGACAAAGAAAGTCCGGGATCAACAGCGCCACCGCCGCTCGGTTCTGGGGAAATACTTGAAAGCCTGCGCTGTACAGCGGCACTGAAAAATCGAGCGAATTATGAACCGCCGCCAGCTCCATGTACGGCATCAAGTGGGCCAACGCCGACCAGCGGTAAAATGTATAGGGCGTCAGCGCATCGTACTGCCGCGATTCTGACCCAGGCGGCAGGCAATGCCGCGCCGATTCATAATTGTGCAATGCCACGCCTAACTGCTTAAGATGGTTGGCACATTGCAGCAGCCGGGCGCTTTCGCGAGAAGATTGGACCGCGGGAAACAAAAGCGCGACCAAAATGCCAATGATGGCGATGACGACGAGCAATTCCACCAGCGTAAAGGCAAACTGGCGCGAATCTCGACGGCCGGGCGTTTTCATCGTTGCGAGCGCCGCCGATAAACGGTGTTAAATACCGCCACAAACGCCAAACTCGCCAACACGCAACTGCTGGGTTCAGGAACTCCGGAAACTGCGGAGCTTCCCTCCGATTTCAACAAATCGAGCAACCCCTGTAAATCGGCATTGGTGACTTTGCCATCGTGGTTCAAATCGGCAATCTGCAACAGCTCATCGTCCGACAAATCGTGCGAGGTTTGATATCCGCTCAAATCAATCAGGGCGCTGAGCATGGTGTTAATGTCGTTGGAGGTTGCCACGCCGTCTAAATTCAAATCGCCCGGCACATAATACACGAACGAAGACGTCGGTTGAAAATACGCATTGCCGGCGATGCCGGCGTCAACGGTGGCTTTCGTAATAAAAGTGTCGCTGTCCGGATGGAGCGGCGCCCCGGTGTCGATGTTATAGATTCCAATTTGACCCGGTCCGGTGCCGCTGCCGATGCCGCTGACAATGAGGCCGTTCGTGCCGTGGGCAATCAAGCCAGAATTGAAAGCCTGGCTAACGAGCGTAATAAACGGATTGTTGGCCGTAAGGACGCCGCTGCTATCGTATTGCAACACAGCCCCCTCAAATTGTGCGTCTACCAACAAATTACCGTTGTAAAACAACATTTGGCTGGCTCCGAGGGCGCCGGAAGCAAACACGCTGGAAGTATTGTAATGGTCGCTGGCGGTAAACTTCAAAACGTTTCCCGTGTTGGTGTCGAGCGTGCCCACGTATAAATTATGGTTGCTATCCAAGGCCATGCCGGCGCGGCCGGTTGAGCCGGTGCCGATTCCAATGACACCCGCCGTGCCATCGGTTGTGATTAGGTTTCCATTGGCATCGTAGTGTTTAACATCTTCGCCGAGGAAGCCGGTTTGCGTGGGGATTTCTTGGCTGACGAACATCGAATTATCTGAGCGATCGTACAGCAATCCGCCGGGCGTAATAATGCCGGAAGCGTACACGCCGCCGGCGGTAGCGGACTGGTCGGTAGCCGAGGGATTAAATGTTAGCACCTGGCCGGTTCCGGCATCGGCGACGTAGAGCAGTCCGCCAGGGCCAATTGTTACCGCCGAGGGAACCGTCAGGCCAGTGACCACCGTGCGAAGGTATTGGCCGGTAGTGGCATCGAAGGCTAAAACTCGCCCCACAGCTTGCTGAAAGTACGGGTCGCCGTTCAAATCGGAGACATATAGCGTGGCAACGTGCGAGGTAACAACGCCGGCGGACGCTATCGAAGTAAAGTTTGTGCCTGCCAGAACTAAACTCAGGAAACCAGTAATCCAACGCAGGAGAGGAAGTTTCATCGAGGTGCCTTCAAAATCTTTGGTTGCACGCGCTCAGGATGGAAATGGTAGTCGCTGGCAGGGAGAGAATCCCCAAGCGGACGACGCGATGTACCAAGGTCAATTGAACCAGCAGGAAGGTTTGGCAGGATGCTGTGCCGCCCGTTGGCCCAATGCTCATTTTCCCTTAAATTTGGCGGCACAACTGAGAAAATACCCTACCAGTCAACCGCGA belongs to Pirellulales bacterium and includes:
- the gnd gene encoding decarboxylating NADP(+)-dependent phosphogluconate dehydrogenase, with the protein product MVNCDFGLVGLAVMGENLALNVESRGFRVTVFNRTTTVVDDFIKGRAVGKKFVGCHSLEELVKNLSRPRKVMLMVKAGSAVDQLIEQLLPLLEKGDVIIDGGNTLFSDTERRTQYVESKGLLYVGSGVSGGEEGALKGPSLMPGGSPAAWPIIKPIFQAIAAKVGPKGDIPCCDWVGPRGAGHYVKMVHNGIEYGDMQLICEAYNMLRSGLNLTNEQLYDVFAEWNKGELDSYLIEITRDIFSVKDSETGHDMVDLILDAAGAKGTGKWMSQLALDLGVPSTLVTEAVYARCLSALKEERVRASKVLHGPAGRYEADPKQFIEAVRQALYASKICSYAQGFVQMQAAAKEHKWPLDFGSIALLWRGGCIIRAAFLERIKEAFDGDKNLENLLLAPYFRDVLQKAQTAWRHAVTTAVNLGIWTPAFMTALAYYDGIRQERLPANLLQAQRDYFGAHTYQRVDKSGTFHTEWLHLRRQPK
- a CDS encoding HAD hydrolase-like protein, with product MIDFTPKHKFLVGIDSDGCAFDTMELKHKECFIPQIINHYGLQGVSKYAREAAEFVNLYSKSRGINRFPALIETLEWLQLRPEVQARGVKITMPQGLVEWIKVETKLANPALAKAAETSGHPDLQQAIAWSKEVNEAVEKIVRWVPPFPFVRESLEKLKAHADLLVVSATPTEALKREWEEHDLAKYVVAICGQELGTKKELLGVSKKYDAHHTLMIGDAPGDYKAAQANHALYFPINPGAEEVSWKRFHDEGIERFLKGTFAGEYQQKLLAEFESYLPDRPPWEKKS
- a CDS encoding diphosphate--fructose-6-phosphate 1-phosphotransferase, translating into MPKPRNMVVAQSGGPSAVINNSLRGIIETARQMSEIGAVYGARHGIEGVLKEELLDLSAQDAEEVSLLRFTPAAGSIGTCRYKLKPAQTEDFTRTIEVLKAHGIGYFLYIGGNDSMDTAHKIAALARERGLDLIAVGVPKTIDNDVGDSEFKLVDHTPGYGSTAKYWMHMVQNANEENAGSSPADPVLVMQAMGRKIGYIPAAARLADPAREMPLQIYLAESPCTLAQLANNVNDELKKSGRCVVVISEGFDVGDIGAMKDSFGHTSFSASQLTVGQIVVNHLNKVGLAAKGAARGNVPGTDQRHATAYASTVDLEEAYRSGQMAALLAARGEGGFMATILREPGTIYSARYDKVPLEKVAAADRTFPKHWIAKNGCDVTDDFVRYCRPLVGDDMVSLPMLDGRQRLTKFKPIYAEQKLPKYIPQADRKK
- a CDS encoding serine/threonine-protein kinase codes for the protein MSQAHPIGETASIGIGSGAAGSAEKTSFDLDLSGRQLGDYRLLRRLGRGAMADVYLAEQGSLRRQVAFKALKRELANDHTYVRRFHMEAQAAASLVQANIVQIYEVGCIEGCHYIAQEYVEGQNLSQYISRNGAPPVKLSLALMRQVAAALCKAADRGIVHRDIKPENIMMARSGEVKVADFGLARIGTGEEESLKLTQVGITMGTPLYMSPEQVEGRQLDPRSDIYSLGVTCYHMLAGQPPFRGDTALSVAIQHVRTQPERLENIRPDLPPALCRIIHKMLAKDTAQRQQGPRELLHELRALQIEGIDMQWPAELDELSTVESVALAQASWAATQRLQTVMNSHAMLQNDRRWLWYAAAGSLVALFVGASAAWALHGSFLLEVPASQVPKVQLQGSPADQYWAAQSLGTEAAWESIINNPGNFGDRLYVPMAEVELALKYLKTFDQGDRDKALHLFEHLAKDYPNDDVQWRADGLAGQAIVLSLDGNYQESLAKILELDKFLNTIPNATTGRQTYNPRYFNSDILRDLRSVIAINDKKLGDAATKATKDFQQKLDTLMEEPGS
- a CDS encoding DUF1559 domain-containing protein, producing the protein MKTPGRRDSRQFAFTLVELLVVIAIIGILVALLFPAVQSSRESARLLQCANHLKQLGVALHNYESARHCLPPGSESRQYDALTPYTFYRWSALAHLMPYMELAAVHNSLDFSVPLYSAGFQVFPQNRAAVALLIPDFLCPCDTGQPVSPVFGPTNYAACAGSGVGGGTPFETDGVFYINSKTRTNQITSGLSKTAAMSESILGQAVPFGTSRSQANPRFVYAFTFTTPLSETACGSTITYNVSDPRGFAWANGEFRSAMYNHYLPPNSQNLDCIASRLGGSLAEIDSAYGWRTARSLHLGGVNLLLADGSVHFETDTIDPAVWKAMSLRASEASRPQ